The following are from one region of the Plasmodium gaboni strain SY75 chromosome 12, whole genome shotgun sequence genome:
- a CDS encoding putative phosphatidylinositol-glycan biosynthesis class O protein, whose protein sequence is MNITYNLKKKNDKFHHFISNHTLIFSIILLINLLIFFSFINGYFYSRQQIEEKSENLELFSRKVFGDEYVESLKKQKNTFSIINAPYNKVVLLLIDSLRFDFILYDTNYEEEFVEKEKNTDIYNNMSSEKKNISNEGKKKENSLYFLNNMINVHNILQNEKNNSLLFRFDADAPTITTSRLKSIFMGTIPNYMEVNENFSPTTSIEDNFFEQLHLNNKKVIAIGDNTITHLMKHFSKELVYESFNVFDFYTLDIAAKKHFYEEYLSNDWDIMYIHMLAVDHIGHIKTPNSKVMKDVLKDFDVFIYDIINKIKLDNLKNLNTEQKEKEKIKIIKKKKKKKSHQNGTHIENENDDNVEDIQNDDNIEDIQNYDNNEDIQNYDNNEDIQNQSDQKNDDKKTLFLFFGDHGQLDTGDHGGYSLDETHSALFAYSPLTFITLDEDIIQNNFVLYDKDKLKKYISTLNEENNYKENIDNYKKYHSYLKDINKKYTYHYNVKYTKQVNLMSTLSLLIGSTIPYGNIGNIIMDFIPNAYINNKNNSSLPNDTTNLYYDLLNLHYIAELNYANLWQLNRYLNEYEKKYNIIKNEDYHFIKSSWSIIEKEKKEFFFQPNKKFIKNDNILLKKEKETYIQFINEMTTLMDITQKYFYYIFNIKEKYFLILSIVLNIFLFLFLKHFYYYSKLNYYHKLIKGSKILLFISLFLNIIVTFDYFNKNIYLLLSLCAFLLYFFTFCLSSKEYKDIFRIFSHAKIIFISNNINMIIPSIKNYNISAKHNINNTNNDNYHTSYKHRKSFTNKEKKQNNTHINIFYNIIYFLRIIRKKIVKYIMFMHLTVYNLTIGNIIYILFKLFPKIIAISFKILRNNYFIFVVIIWSCCEISFNYIDKERYYIHYILIAYVLFCLLKWKSHRVCNILRAFILLLLLITNALYSHTPEYFDHGKEKIYLKESILKSFLPISSYIFSIILINSGINNLLKKRIKIIIMQIWTIQYILVFLFLNNIYHTYIQFITPPSIYFLTFSTFIFILLSKNILNEKEKLPDSLDKIYEVCITLFVIIITAIPLSFIIYSNTNLGVLFLFYITYLLFYFILISSNYSKDINQTNDITLKWINENMDNTNTMININESLENKEKCPSYNTSIKEKFYYELMIEKLKLLNTCSLLNEGEIMQIQIYKLIRDISYFYINETDFYILSCLLLKYSFFITGHKFILNNLPLVSGYVGLYKYVWPVSQFYIFNHIFFPFFFTLFFIIYIYHIRRIKIINSLKKFDLNYFYVYPLMNFFFKVSFMFCCKFIVSIWVSYYLNLHIMLYDYFLPNMFYLFFINLIFIIFCLLSFSMTKHIFLR, encoded by the exons atgaatattacatataatttaaaaaaaaaaaatgataagTTCCATCATTTCATAAGTAATCATACGctaatattttctattatCCTACTTATAAATCTATTgatttttttctcatttaTCAATGGCTACTTTTATTCAAGACAACAAATTGAAGAAAAATCAGAGAACCTTGAGCTTTTTAGTAGAAAAGTATTTGGAGATGAATATGTAGAAAGTTTGAAAAAACAGAAAAATACTTTTTCGATTATTAATGCACCATATAATAAAGTAGTTTTACTTTTAATAGATTCCTTAAGATTTGATTTTATTCTATATGATACTAATTATGAAGAGGAATTCgtagaaaaagaaaaaaatacaGATATCTACAATAATATGTCTAgcgaaaaaaaaaatatatcaaatgaaggaaaaaaaaaagaaaactcattatattttttaaataatatgataaatgTACATAACATTttacaaaatgaaaaaaataactCTTTATTATTCCGGTTTGATGCAGATGCCCCTACAATAACAACTTCAAGGTTAAAATCTATTTTTATGGGTACAATACCAAATTATATGGAAGTAAATGAAAACTTTAGTCCTACGACAAGTATTGaagataatttttttgaacagctacatttaaataataaaaaagtaatTGCTATAGGTGATAATACCATTACTCATTTAATGAAACATTTTTCTAAAGAATTAGTTTATGAAAGTTTTAATGtttttgatttttataCATTAGATATAGCTGCAAAGaaacatttttatgaaGAGTATTTGTCAAATGACTGGgatattatgtatatacatatgttGGCAGTTGATCATATTGGACATATAAAAACACCCAACTCAAAAGTTATGAAAGATGTATTGAAAGATTTTGATGTATTcatatatgatattataaataaaataaaattagaTAATCTTAAAAACCTTAACACAgaacaaaaagaaaaggaaaaaattaaaataataaaaaaaaaaaaaaaaaaaaaaagtcATCAAAATGGTACTCATatagaaaatgaaaatgatgaCAATGTTGAAGATATTCAAAATGATGACAATATTGAAGATATTCAAAATTATGACAATAATGAAGATATTCAAAATTATGACAATAATGAAGATATTCAAAATCAAAGTGatcaaaaaaatgatgataaaaaaacaCTTTTCCTATTTTTTGGTGATCATGGACAGTTAGATACAGGAGATCACGGTGGATACAGTCTAGACGAAACACATAGTGCTCTTTTTGCATATTCACCATTAACCTTTATAACTTTAGATGAAGACattattcaaaataattttgttttatatgataaagataaattaaaaaaatatattagCACACttaatgaagaaaataattataaagaaaatatagataattataaaaaatatcattcatatttaaaagatataaataaaaaatatacatacCATTATAATGTCAAATATACAAAACAAGTAAATTTAATGAGTACCTTATCCTTATTAATAGGGTCAACAATACCTTATGGAAATATAggaaatattattatggATTTCATTCCAAatgcatatataaataataagaataattCTTCATTACCTAATGATACTacaaatttatattatgatcTATTAAATTTACATTATATTGCAGAATTAAATTATGCTAACCTGTGGCAATTGAATAGATACTTGAatgaatatgaaaaaaaatataatattataaaaaatgaagattatcattttattaagTCTTCATGGTCTATtatagaaaaagaaaaaaaagaattcttttttcaaccaaataaaaaatttattaaaaatgataatatattattaaaaaaagaaaaggaaacatatatacaattCATAAATGAAATGACAACTCTAATGGATATCacacaaaaatatttttactatatattcaacataaaagaaaaatattttttaattttatctattgtattgaatatattcttattcttatttttaaaacatttctattattattctaaattaaattattaccataaattaataaaaggTTCCAAGATTCTATTATTTATTAGTCTATTCCTTAATATTATAGTAACCTTCGActattttaataaaaatatttatttattactTTCTTTATGTGCATtccttttatatttttttaccTTCTGTTTATCAAGTAAAgaatataaagatatattcCGAATATTTTCTCATGCCAAAATCATTTTCataagtaataatataaatatgataatacctagtataaaaaattacaatATCAGTGCCAAACATAACATCAATAATACGAATAATGACAACTACCATACATCATATAAGCATAGGAAATCATTCACaaataaagaaaagaaacaaaataatacacatataaatatattctataatattatctatTTCTTAAGAAtaattagaaaaaaaattgttaaGTATATAATGTTTATGCATTTGACAGTATACAATCTAACTATAGGtaatattatctatattctatttaaattatttccAAAAATTATAGCcatatcatttaaaatattaagaaataattatttcatttttgttgttattatatgGAGTTGCTGTGAGATATCCtttaattatatagataaaGAAAGATATTACATTCATTACATTTTAATTGcatatgttttattttgCCTACTTAAATGGAAATCTCACCGTGTCTGTAATATACTAAG AGCGTTTATTTTGTTGTTGCTTCTAATAACTAATGCACTGTATAGCCATACACCCGAATATTTTGATCACGgtaaagaaaaaatatatttaaaagaatcCATACTAAAATCATTTTTGCCAATTTCATCCTATATTTTTagtataatattaataaatagtggtattaataatttattgaaaaaaagaataaaaataataataatgcAAATATGGACAATACAATATATACTCgtttttttgttcttaaataatatttacCATACATATATTCAATTTATAACACCCCCAAgtatttatttcttaaCTTTTTCAACCTTCATTTTCATATTGTTAAGtaaaaacattttaaatgaaaaagaaaaattacCAGATTCTTTAGACAAAATATATGAAGTCTGTATCACattatttgttataattattacGGCAATACCCttatcttttattatatatagcAATACAAATTTAGGTGTATTATTTCTGTTCTATATCACATATCTATTATTCTACTTCATTCTTATAAGTTCCAACTATTCAAAAGATATTAACCAAACGAATGACATAACACTTAAATGgataaatgaaaatatggataatacaaatacgatgataaatataaatgaaagCTTGGAGAATAAAGAAAAGTGTCCTTCATATAACACATctataaaagaaaaattttattatgaattGATGATAGAAAAAttgaaattattaaatacatgttctttattaaatgaagGAGAAATAATGCAAATacaaatttataaattaattagagatatttcttatttttatatcaatGAAACagatttttatattttatcatgtttacttttaaaatattctttttttataacgggacataaatttattttaaataacTTACCACTAGTTTCAGGTTATGTTggattatataaatatgtatgGCCAGTAAGTCagttttatatttttaatcatatttttttcccATTCTTctttacattattttttattatttatatttatcacATAAGAAGgataaaaattataaattcCTTGAAGAAATTTgatttgaattatttttatgtttatcCACTAATGAACTTTTTCTTCAA GGTCTCCTTTATGTTTTGTTGCAAGTTTATTGTATCTATATGGGTTTCATATTACTTGAATCTACATATAATg TTATATGACTATTTCCTACCAAATATGTTTTACCTATTTTTCATCAACcttatctttattatattttgtttgtTGTCTTTCTCAATGACtaaacatatttttctaagataa
- a CDS encoding putative histone-lysine N-methyltransferase: MILFKRSFHNYFVNNFIKDLLKKSENVSFNDIQKKIYIGKSSLGGLGIFSLEDIKKNEIIEICPTVSICNEEIPRNLVDYLYEGKKEQSKNEEIVDIITNRKKETLNYKLLPLGYGILYNHSDIPNAFIEIHKINKNKIKQKQDTNVSNNIMIVYAHNNIQKDDEILISYGHSWWKVSS; the protein is encoded by the exons ATGATTCTCTTCAAACGAAGTTTccataattattttgtaaataattttattaaggatttattaaaaaaaagtgagaatgtatcatttaatgatatacaaaaaaaaatatatataggaaAATCATCCCTTGGTGGTTTAGGTATTTTCTCCTTAGAAgatataaagaaaaatgaaattattgAAATATGTCCAACTGTATCAATATGCAATGAAGAAATACCAAGAAACCTCGTCgattatttatatgaaggaaaaaaagaacaaagTAAAAATGAGGAAATAGTTGATATTATAACGAATAGGAAAAAAGAAActttaaattataaattacTACCTTTAGGGTATggtattttatataatcattcTGATATACCAAATGCTTTTATAgaaatacataaaataaataaaaacaaaataaaacaaaagcaa GACACCAATgtatcaaataatattatgattgTTTATGCACATAACAATATACAAAAAGATgatgaaatattaatttcttATGGACATTCATGGTGGAAGGTAAgttcataa